The window GACCTCTACCTCCATCTCTACTAACATCAGCCTGTAAAATACAGTAAGCATTCTGGTAGTTAACAAAATTTCACGTTGCCGCGTTATAATATAACGCGACAATATCTAGTAGCCAAATGACTATTGCATTGTTGCTTTATATTATAATGAAACAAACATCAGTACCCAAATAACTGTCGCATTGTCGCGTTATAATACAATGCGACAAACTTTATTAGCCAACTGATTGTCATGTTTTTGCGTTATTCTATAGCGCAACAAACTTTATTAGGCAAATGACCGCCGCGTTATAATACCTCATTCTTTTCCTTTACTTTATCTAATGATCCCTCCTGTTTTAGTTATTACAGGCATCTTTCCACAAACGATTTTACTGGATCGTCCTGACTTTCATCCTGTAAATAACAAGTAAATAACAAGCAATAACAAGAAAATAACGGATAATAAACTAAAACCAACTAcagaccaaaataaaaattgtatcTTTCTTCTCCTCTACTACTTCATGCTTCATCTCTTTGTTACTTACCTCAATATCTCCTTCATCTTTCTTCTGATGATCTTCCTCTTTCTTCTCGTCCTTATCTCCTTTCTTCTCCTCATCTTCCTTACCCTCCATATCATCCTTACCCTCCACATCCTCTTTCTTCCCAtcatctttctctttctccttaTTATCTTTCTTTCTATCATCCTTCTCATTCTCCTCATTCTCTTTATTCCCCTCCACATCCTCTTCACCCTCTACATCCTTTTTCTTCCCATCCTCTTTCGCTTTCTCCTCATTCTCTTTCTTCCCATTCTGatcattcttcttctccttaTTCTCTCCTTTCTCATTCTCATCATCCTCTTTATTCTCTTTCTTCCTATCCTcatccttctccttctcctcatTCCCTCCATTCTCATTctcatcatcctcatcatccTCTTCCTTCCCATTCTCCACATCCTCCTTATCCTCCATATCCTCATCATTCTCATTCTCATCCTCCCGATTCTTCTTCTCTACTTCATCATTCTCACCGTTATCAACTCCAATCCGAAGGATTTGAACCTTTAAGCTCTTCATATCAACCTTTACTGAGGATAACCGACTCCCAAAAATATTCAATTGGTCACTAATGCTTTCAAATCGGCCATTGCACCACTCTTGGTGAGAGGTGAACATATTATTCACCCGTCCTATTATTTCCTCCACAATCCCTCTACTACCAACCACTCTTGATCGAATTACATAATCGTTCACTTTAtcatcctcttcttcttcctctacaTCAtgatcttcttctttctcttcctcttccttttcatcacattcattttcttcttcctcttcttcattgTCGTCTTTTGCTTCCTCTGCCAGATGATCCACTAGAAGTTGATACCAAACACATTTCTTCTCCCCATCTCCGGGTTCAATGGTTGACATTTCTAGAAGATCAGCCCCTTACAAAGAATTTCCAAATGTAATAAGTGAAAAAAAGCTTTCCAAATAATGCAACTCATATAACGTGACCACTTACCTCAAACATTAACCGGATTTCAAACAATGTTGCGAGCTTTAACTGTTTCCATCGAAGCACTCAGGGAATGATATGACTATTGATTCTTGTATAAAAGACATTAGTTGCCTTCCATATCTCCAAAATTCAAACCTGTCAAGCAAACATGATACGATCAGATATGACAAATTTAAAGTTATGTCGCGTTATATTATAACGTGACAAACTTCAGTAGTTAACAAACTGTTGCGTTGTCATGTTATATTATAACGCGACAAACTTTATTGGCCAAATGACTGTCGCGTTGGTATATAATGCGACAGTCTATACTTAGATAACCAGATACATACAGTTGATATTGTACAAGCAACaagtatatatagatatataggtATATAGGTATACAAAAAATTCATACCTGGAATGCATGACTAAAACCATACAGTTGATATAGGATGCGTTTCGTCTTGGTCCCTTCAGCCATCTCCTTGAAAATACCAGCTCTCCCTCCTATTGCACCCTTCAAAGTCCTCAAGCTCTCATAAAAAGCCACCACACCCTATGGAAACTTATGGAACAACTCTGGAAAATCAGTGAGCTCCATGATGTACTTATGGACATTTTTTTGTGTGTATGATATTGCCATGTATGAAACACAACATGGCCGTTAACACAACATCCCCATCATCCTGCTTGGCCTAATTCGTACCGACGAATTTCACTTTAATGTCTCCGTGTTTTAACTGAGCCTTGATACCAAAACACCTCTGTCTAAATCCTcctttgttcttcattttcttcatcTATTTCATAATTGTTTTTGTGCTTCCAAAGGGTAATCCCGTAATCAATCCAAACTCATTTTCACTATATCTCAACTCCACATCCCTAATGTTGAAACATATCTCCTTATCACGTTGTTCAACCAGACTTATCTGTTTAGTTAACAACATGATTCCCTAAACGTTTGACATTGTTTGGGGGTCAATGTTTTATTGATAACGTTATGCGAGGCAAAATTAAACCTGTTAGATACTTAGACTGTCGAATTTATGGCATACAGGTACATGAAGTTTATCTCtgtctttctctttttgttcttttctGCTGTCTTCTGATCATGCTTCATATATAATATTGCCGCATTAACAATTAACAAGacaaaaattaaggaacaaaATTTGTCGCGTTGTCGCGTTTTCATATAACGCGACAGATAACATAAGCTAAACTATGTCGCATTGTCATATAACGCGACATAACATATAAAGTACTCTTTATCGTGTTGTCGCGTTTTCATATAACGCGACATATAACATGAACTGAACTATGTCGCACTGTCGCGTTAAATGTAACACGATTATTTTAGCTTATGTTATCTATCGCGTTGTCGCATTAAATGTAACAAATGTCATTGTTGTCGCAGCAACAGCAAACGACACATGTAAATCCATCAATTTCGACATATAACCATCTCAAAACGAGTTTTCATTACACATTGTCTAAATTTGCAGTAAAATCATATAACTATACAGTAATATGTACGGTATAAAATGAAATGATGAATATTATTTACCTTTCGTTTGCtacagtttttgtttttcttcctACCCATGATAACGGCGCCGTAAATTACTTGTTTATGATGGAGAGAGGTTGTCAGAGGTTCTATTCGTGGTGTAATCGCCTGCAAATCGTTCTCTCTTCACCGCTTCGTTTCCCGCGTCTGCTTCTGCTATCGATCGTTTGAAGAGATGAGGAATGAGAAAAgtgagggtatttttgtccaaataaGATCAAAATGTCTAGATTGGTAAGAAAACGGAGAACTATGCTTAGTATGTAAATGAACTTTCAAATTGGACCAGATTTGTAATTAACTCCAAATAAGATCAAAATGTCTAGATTGGTAAGAAAACGGAGAACTATGTTTAGTATGTAAATGAGCTTTCAAATTGGACCAGATTTGTAATTAACTTTTATAGTTCAGGGTCAAATgagttttatgaaaaaaaaaaaaaaaaaaccctgtatACTCCTCCTCCCAAGGGCAGGGTGCTCATCTCCCCACTATACACCGAAAGCCCTAACAAAACCTTTGTAAATTAAATTCCATCTGCACCACCGCTGATTGAAAAAAGAGCGGCAAAAGATGGGTAAGAACGAGAAGACAGGTCTAGGAAGATCACTGGTGAAGCACCATAATCAGATGATCCAACAATCCAAAGAGAAAGGCCATTTCTATAAATCTCATAACAAGAAAGTTCTCGAATCCGTCACTGAAGTCACCGATATTGAAGCTGTTGTCGAACAAGCCGAGGAGGCTGACCGTCTCTTCTCCCTCCACCATTCTGAGCCTAACCTACCTATTAGCCTGTTCGTTTCTCTCATCAATGCcctttgttaaaaaaaattcttctttATTCTTCGTTGCTTTCTGCTTAATTTTGTGTGTTTGACCAGGGATTCGACCCCAAGTACTCGTGATATGACGCCACATCAATTCAGGGAGCAGCAGGAAAAAGAAGAGGCATTGCATGCTAGCAGTCTCCGAATCCCTCGCaggcatttctttttttactttCCTTTTCTCTTCATCTTAATCGACTTATTACCTGCCAGTTTCATTTTTTTCCTAAGATTTTGCTACTTCTCCTACAGGCCACCATGGAATGCTCAAATGTCGGTGGATGAGCTTGATACCAACGAAAAACAATCTTTTCTAATATGGCGTCGAGGCCTTGCAAGGTTATATTTcaaaagaaaatattttattctttctcTTGTAACACATACTTATGAGCGAGACTCCTAGATAATCTTTATTTTCTTGGTAATAAGGTCAGTTTGGGTTCATCCATCCATAGATGGATTGAGAGTTATCTTTTACAATTTAAGTTTGGCTTGACCAGAAAAGCCCTCTCAAGTTCGATTCTTAGCAAACATTAATGGGAAGGGAGGCTACTTAAAGGTCACTTGATCCACTTCAAACAGATTAATCATATTcatctaacaaaaaaaaaaaaaaaaaaattgaacccaAACTGTTGGTTTCTAAAAGCTCTGGATATTCTCTAGCGAtgatttccaattttgaattagCATCTTCAGTTATTTTGAAAAGAAACAATCCTTGGGTTGGAAGCTTTGTTATGTTGAAGGACTTAGTGTGTTGTGTTTTGTCAAtggttttgatattttttttttcttgttataaATAACTGATTCTAGCATGTTTTTTCCTAGTTGTTATATTATAATATTATGTATTGTTTTGTTACTGAATCGCTTCAGGCTTGAGGAGAATGAGAAGCTTGTCCTTACTCCATTTGAGAAAAACCTAGATATTTGGAGACAGCTTTGGCGAGTAGTTGAGCGCAGTGATTTGGTAAGATGTTTATATATAAATCACATTATGTTGCAAATTCATGAACTTAACTGGAAAAAACTTCGTTTTCTATTTTGGCATTTTTAGTATATGGTGGTCCTGTTGTTTGGTAACTTTTGTGATCAGGAAAAGTTTCTGAAAAAGAGAACAATGACTTAATTTGGAGTGAACATGTGGTAGTCCAAAATCTCATTTAGCTTTGGGAGATTCATATTTATTTCATAGGCATGGTACAtgaaaaactttttttttaccaaattaattgtTGCTCTTCAAAGTTGTTGCCTGGCTGGTTTACCCCTCTTATGCAATATTTGGCATTCCTTTGTTGCTGCTGCTTACAGACATTTGGGGCATGCATTTACTAAGGCATGCCTAGGTTTGAAGAGGACTCCCCATCCCCAATTTTCTGATATTGTGGGACCAAGTGAAATTGAATCTGCATTCTTTATAAattaaacaattttctgttATTCAATTGATTCGTTGACTATCAGAAAGATGGAGTTAAGGACATCTAGACTTGATGTTGAACTAAAGAGTTATCTACTTAATTTGACCTGAAGAATTCCAAAAAATATCTATTAAGGCATCAATCAGAAAATAGttatttgcaggccaatcatgaAAATAGTGCTCAATTCACGAAAGGGTATCTCTTAAATAGCacagaaatatatatatcttCCAATTCTGTTATCATCACCATTCTATTAGTATGATGTGTTCTTTTTAATCCTAAGATGTGAAGTGTGACAAAAGAATAAGCTGTGTGGTTCCTCTTGAATAAAATGGAGCTTTGTCTAATGAATATAGTATAAATAATGCTTATAACTTTCAGTTTTAAATTGTGATTAGGAAATTATAACAACTACAAATGCTTCAAGTATGTGATAATATTGACGTCAAACCATTGAACTTAAGAGAATCAGTGTGCTAACATAACACATTCATATTTTATAATCTATTAACATAATTCTAGATATATGGACCTGTTCTGAAAGTTACTTGCCTTGGCATCATTTGTCTTTTCTCGTCTCCAGGTGCAATAAATTTTATTGTTCATAATTCGTGAGTCTTGACTAGAACATGGTTTTATTGAATTGCGGCATTATCTTTTTGTCATGCTGAAAATTGTCCGCAGAATGTGCATCCTTTTGAAATTCACACAGAAGATGCTACCATGGCTGCCACCTGTTAGATGTTTAATAGGTTATTATAGGTATGTGCTCATCATATTGTTAATGGGCACTTGCTTTTGGCACATGTTTTCAGCAAGACATTTCTACTCGTCACTTTTGTATGCTTGTTctctttcattttctttcaataatTGTTTTCCCTAATGCGATGCTATCTATCTCTTGATTCTTGtatgccttttttttttttgttctttctaATTTTAATGTCATCCAGCTTGTAATGGTTGTTGATGCTCGAGACCCCTTGTTCTACCGATGTCCTGATCTGGAGGTAATATGTTCTTTAATGTAAATTCAAAGGATGCTTTTGTTTAATTGTTAGAATTAtttgagaagatgaagaggTGTTTTCCTCAATTGTAAAGACACTAAATAGGAAAAAAGTGTAGTGTTTTGCATTCATAGAGAAGCTATACAAACAATTTATACAGCTTGAGAGGGAtgagcatcggttcggttactaACTGAACTGTCGGTTAACCGATTCGAAGTTTGTCCTATGTTTATAACCGAACAGAATAAGATTGGTAACTGAATATCACTAAATTGaaaattttcggttcggttaccgaccgaataaccgaaaactcatatttaattttttttttataaatttttgtttcaTTGGTTCTCAAATAATGCCCTTGTACAAAAGTTACAAATGAAGAAATTATATGCTACtaaaccaaaatttatatatgtaaagataaaagtatatttttaatggGCTGGGctttatattttataagttatttataCATGTAGAGATAAATTtatattgtttatatttatatattaagttcGGTTCAGTTATACGATAACCGATTAGCAAACTAAGCCAAAGTTAAAACCGAACTGAACGTACCAAACTAAGATTTCGGTTCGGTTGTCGGTTTGGTAATCGGTTATTTTGCCCATCCTACTTGGGATTCTAAGTTAGGAAATTGAATAAATGCAAAATCCCTATCATTTCTGTGATACGTCTATTCAACATGTTCGCATATGTATAATACCAGCTATAGAATTTGTAACACCAAACAACAACATTTGGGAACCTTTTGTGCTCCACTTCAAAAGATTTTATGTGCAGATAATATGGTGCTTAGTAACATAATTATTTTCCTCCCCTTTCGTACTCTCCTTAATACTGTATTTGTACTAACTATAACTCTCTCTTCACTAATCAGACGCTAAACCACGTGTCCCTCAATTCCCATATTACCCTTATGCCAATTAGCATATTCTCTATCATTGCCCACACCTTCACAGCAGTCTGTAACCATCCAATTGACACCACATATTAAAATCGTGTTGAGTAAAAGCCAAAACATGAAAACTGATGTAATATCTCAATAGTATAGCTCTCTTCTTTGGAATCCTCTTTTGCAAACCTCCACCAAGGCCACATTTGATCACTGTCCGAGTAGCTTTCTCCAAAATAGGACCATCACTATAAATATAAGCTTTCGAACTAGAATCCTCTTGTGCAAACCTTCACCATCACTCTTATATTTGATGCCTTTAAGAAACTTTAGACCCCTTTTATCAGCCTTAGTCCACTCGATGCTCACTATTTCATTGGTTTGCAATGTGATGAACCAGAAAACAAGGATGTCTTGCACTCCTGTTGTGTTATCAACATCTGGTACCATCAACTTCATTCATCATTGCTCTGCTCTCCTGGATAAACTCTAACCCATTCTTATCAACTGAATTTGTGAACACATAGGCTTTAACGCTTCCCCTTTTCCCTTGTTAAATAAGAAGGGCCATCTTCGAGTACAATAGTGCTACAATTCTGGCAAGCCACAAGCAAATTCCTTTCCCTTAGTGATGGGGTAATTAGCATCAGGAGTCACAAAAGTTTTGGACAATGTCACTTTGGATGTTTCCCATCATTTTTCCTCTGGAGTTGATTACATGACATCTAATCACATGTCTCAACGCCATGCTGCATGATGAACTTTTGCATATCctcttccttttcttcttcattAGCATATAGATTTGGATTGCTCAATGAAACATGATTTGTCTTATTGTAGGTATATGCACGTGAGATTGATGAGTACAAAAGGACATTGCTCCTCATAAACAAAGCAGATCTTTTACCCATTTCAGTCAGGTTGATGACTCCAATTTCTCTTATTTTGTTTATGCATGTTAATTCACCACTTAAATTGCTAACATCTGCATTCCTCATTTTCACCTCAGGCGGAAATGGGCAGAGTACTTTTGTCACAATGAGATCCTCTTTATTTTCTGGTCTGCTAAGGCTGCCTCTGCAGCTCTTGAGGGGaaaaaacttaaagaagtatgcAATGAACAACCTACTAGTGAAGAGGTTGATGACCCTAGTATAAAAATTTATGGCAGAGATGAACTTTTGTCTCGATTACAGGCAGAGGCAGAAGAGATAGTTAAGATGAGGAAATCTGGCTCCCATTCCATGATCCCATCTAATAATGGAATTTCGGCTTCTATGAACGTGATGGTGGGATTTGTTGGGTATCCTAATGTAGGGAAGAGTTCTACAATCAATGCTTTGGTAGGGCAGAAGCGGGCTGGAGTCACCTCGACACCAGGGAAGACCAAACATTTCCAAACACTTAAAATTTCGGAGGCGCTAACTTTATGTGACTGCCCTGGATTAGTTTTCCCTTCCTTCTCTAGCTCAAGATATGAGATGATTGCATCTGGTGTTTTACCGATTGACCGAATGACTGAGCACAGGGAGGCTGTacagattgtggctaatagagtTCCAAGGCATGTCATTGAGGATGTGTACAACATAACTTTGCCGAAACCCAAGCCGTATGAGCCACAATCTCGGGCCCCTTTGGCATCAGAAGTTTTGAGAAGTTATTGTGCATCTCGTGGGTATGTGGCATCAAGTGGACTGCCAGATGAAACAAGAGCTGCCCGTAAAATATTGAAGGATTACATAGATGGAAAACTAACTCATTATGAGATTCCACCTGGAATGTGCAACGAGAACGAGGAGTCAAGTGATGATAGAGAAA is drawn from Euphorbia lathyris chromosome 9, ddEupLath1.1, whole genome shotgun sequence and contains these coding sequences:
- the LOC136205757 gene encoding GTPase LSG1-1-like, producing the protein MGKNEKTGLGRSLVKHHNQMIQQSKEKGHFYKSHNKKVLESVTEVTDIEAVVEQAEEADRLFSLHHSEPNLPISLDSTPSTRDMTPHQFREQQEKEEALHASSLRIPRRPPWNAQMSVDELDTNEKQSFLIWRRGLARLEENEKLVLTPFEKNLDIWRQLWRVVERSDLLVMVVDARDPLFYRCPDLEVYAREIDEYKRTLLLINKADLLPISVRRKWAEYFCHNEILFIFWSAKAASAALEGKKLKEVCNEQPTSEEVDDPSIKIYGRDELLSRLQAEAEEIVKMRKSGSHSMIPSNNGISASMNVMVGFVGYPNVGKSSTINALVGQKRAGVTSTPGKTKHFQTLKISEALTLCDCPGLVFPSFSSSRYEMIASGVLPIDRMTEHREAVQIVANRVPRHVIEDVYNITLPKPKPYEPQSRAPLASEVLRSYCASRGYVASSGLPDETRAARKILKDYIDGKLTHYEIPPGMCNENEESSDDRETYESDSSNTLADEESASVAKLEHVLDDLSSFDLGNGLTSKKVSSVRKTNASSHKHHKKPQRKKDRSWRIGNDNGDGMPVVRVFQKPVNAGAGLPPCLG